The following are encoded together in the Capsulimonas corticalis genome:
- a CDS encoding ankyrin repeat domain-containing protein, translating into MGKHLPIIASIVVFATVAGTVPSEGAAASLGYGPRGPMSIYQYPLIRLPRNPRGYRNGVRRPAQPSPGAIKQYRGQELFQAIHAKDITAVETLLKQGADANGKDNTGETALIQAVLTGSVEIVNALLAHGAGVNGVDNDGHTPLMAAAKYQSPAMLAPLLAKGAAVNTQESGGYTALILAAGAGKEENISPLLDKQADVNLKTKEGFTALIVAAGTGNAPIAKLLLDKGADPKAVDILNNTALMASAQAGDAATARLLLAKGVAVNAADKDGYTALMLAARAGKPNLVSLLIDGGADVKPKNKDGYTAFLMAVRGGSVPAATALLDKGADSKEKDSGGNTALIHASKYDRPEMVTFLIDKGLDVNAANSAGETPLITAAKSGCPGVIPVLLSNGADASVKDASGSSAAMWADKMGYPDIVKLLPAHGRAARG; encoded by the coding sequence ATGGGAAAGCATCTGCCGATAATCGCTTCGATTGTCGTTTTCGCGACCGTCGCCGGGACGGTCCCTTCTGAGGGGGCGGCGGCGTCTCTGGGCTATGGCCCGCGCGGCCCAATGAGCATTTATCAGTATCCGCTGATCCGGCTGCCGCGCAATCCGCGAGGGTATCGCAACGGCGTACGCCGGCCCGCGCAGCCGAGTCCGGGCGCGATCAAGCAGTATCGTGGGCAGGAGCTGTTTCAGGCGATCCACGCGAAAGACATCACGGCGGTCGAGACCTTGCTGAAGCAGGGCGCGGACGCCAACGGCAAGGACAACACGGGTGAGACCGCGCTGATCCAGGCCGTCCTGACCGGGAGCGTCGAGATCGTCAACGCGCTGCTCGCGCACGGCGCCGGCGTCAACGGCGTGGATAACGATGGTCATACGCCGCTGATGGCGGCGGCGAAGTACCAGAGCCCCGCGATGCTGGCCCCGCTGCTCGCCAAGGGCGCGGCGGTCAATACCCAGGAGTCCGGCGGCTATACCGCCCTGATTCTCGCCGCCGGCGCCGGCAAGGAGGAGAATATCTCGCCCCTGCTGGACAAGCAGGCGGATGTGAACCTCAAGACGAAAGAAGGCTTTACGGCCCTAATAGTCGCCGCCGGGACCGGCAACGCCCCGATCGCCAAGCTGCTCCTGGACAAAGGCGCCGATCCCAAAGCCGTGGATATCCTGAACAACACGGCGCTGATGGCGAGCGCCCAGGCGGGCGACGCCGCCACTGCGCGCCTGCTGCTCGCCAAGGGCGTCGCCGTCAACGCCGCCGATAAGGACGGCTACACGGCGCTGATGCTCGCGGCCCGCGCCGGCAAGCCCAACCTGGTCTCGCTGCTGATCGACGGCGGGGCGGACGTCAAGCCCAAAAACAAGGACGGCTACACTGCGTTCCTGATGGCCGTGCGCGGCGGCAGCGTTCCCGCCGCCACGGCGCTGCTGGACAAAGGCGCCGATTCTAAGGAAAAGGATTCCGGCGGCAACACCGCCCTGATCCACGCCTCCAAGTACGACCGCCCGGAAATGGTGACATTTCTGATCGACAAGGGCCTGGATGTGAACGCCGCTAACAGCGCCGGCGAGACCCCCTTGATCACCGCCGCCAAATCCGGCTGCCCCGGCGTCATCCCCGTTCTGCTGTCCAACGGCGCCGACGCGAGCGTGAAGGACGCCTCCGGCTCCAGCGCCGCGATGTGGGCGGACAAGATGGGCTACCCGGATATCGTCAAGCTGCTGCCCGCGCATGGGCGGGCGGCGCGGGGGTAA
- a CDS encoding DUF6788 family protein produces the protein MTVSSFPVEDTTVTLLQGEICMQYTRCGKTTCRCREGSLHGPYYYRVWREGDVVRKDYVRRDRLAEMQAGCDAYKALMDHLKQSRQKRVQIEKSIRGEWRRGKVSIAAKAD, from the coding sequence ATGACGGTGTCCAGTTTTCCTGTGGAAGATACAACGGTCACGCTCCTTCAAGGCGAAATCTGCATGCAGTACACGCGATGCGGAAAAACGACCTGCCGCTGCCGCGAAGGAAGTTTGCACGGCCCTTACTACTACCGTGTGTGGCGAGAAGGCGATGTGGTCCGCAAGGATTACGTGCGTCGTGATCGACTCGCGGAGATGCAGGCCGGCTGCGATGCTTACAAAGCGCTCATGGACCATTTGAAACAGTCCCGCCAGAAGCGCGTCCAGATCGAAAAAAGCATCCGAGGCGAATGGCGCCGGGGCAAGGTTTCGATCGCCGCAAAGGCGGACTGA
- a CDS encoding PP2C family protein-serine/threonine phosphatase — protein MTNQEIAASRKRLVELRQAQGQPLSPERAVLIEAFHEVEATLEELSVVEEELRRQNEELADARGVIEAERQRYRHLFDFAPNGYLVTDASGLILEANHAVSIMLNIAPRNLQRKPLATYLNLGDKGVLYQRLNALESGEQRVDFDVQVTPRGGAAFDVSIAASPGPQDAFGAPTFLWVLQDITERKRIAAKLAAGAAETEQRAARQTTQLSAAYEHPRRFAETLQLVRASHLPIDDPALQLYSGAEAAPEEAQAGGVFSDAFPLDGRVALLAGEVVVDDGVGNGLAAAVYASHVRFLLRAFLNQGMDGGLALSQLSDSIETARSRGDWSANTAVSLSLVVAEKSSHRIQVFSAGTETFLLRPSGAADAIPCQGAILGVSPGARYEPVTDTLAHGDMAVLATSGFTQARRTGNPLEMEGLARLAQQAVSDGDGLDIIGSAIQRGLREYAGGQLHHDACILIARRV, from the coding sequence GTGACTAACCAAGAAATTGCAGCATCGCGAAAACGCCTCGTTGAGTTGCGGCAAGCGCAAGGCCAGCCGCTTTCGCCGGAGCGCGCCGTTCTGATCGAGGCCTTTCATGAGGTGGAGGCCACCCTGGAGGAGCTAAGCGTTGTCGAGGAGGAGCTGCGTCGGCAGAATGAAGAACTGGCCGACGCGCGCGGCGTGATCGAAGCCGAGCGCCAGCGATATCGTCATTTGTTCGATTTCGCCCCGAACGGTTATCTGGTGACCGACGCCTCGGGGCTGATCCTGGAGGCAAATCATGCGGTCTCCATCATGCTCAATATCGCGCCGCGAAACTTGCAGCGCAAGCCTCTGGCGACCTATCTCAATCTGGGAGACAAGGGTGTCCTTTATCAGCGCTTGAATGCGCTGGAGAGCGGGGAGCAGCGCGTCGATTTCGACGTTCAGGTGACGCCGCGCGGCGGGGCGGCGTTCGATGTGAGCATCGCGGCGTCGCCAGGGCCGCAGGACGCCTTTGGCGCTCCCACCTTTCTCTGGGTGCTTCAGGATATCACCGAACGCAAGCGCATTGCGGCGAAGCTCGCGGCGGGCGCCGCCGAGACGGAGCAGCGCGCCGCGCGGCAAACGACGCAGCTCAGCGCCGCTTACGAACATCCTCGGCGTTTCGCCGAAACGCTCCAGCTCGTCCGGGCGTCCCATCTTCCGATAGACGATCCGGCCTTGCAGCTTTACTCTGGAGCGGAGGCCGCGCCGGAGGAGGCGCAAGCCGGCGGCGTGTTCTCGGACGCCTTTCCGCTGGACGGCCGTGTGGCGCTGCTCGCCGGCGAAGTTGTTGTGGACGACGGGGTCGGAAATGGCCTGGCCGCCGCCGTTTACGCGTCGCACGTTCGGTTCCTTCTGCGTGCGTTTCTCAATCAGGGAATGGATGGGGGCCTCGCGCTCAGTCAGCTCAGCGACTCCATTGAGACCGCCCGGAGCCGGGGCGACTGGAGCGCGAATACCGCCGTCTCGCTGTCGTTGGTCGTCGCCGAAAAGTCCAGTCATCGGATTCAAGTGTTCAGCGCCGGAACCGAGACGTTTCTGCTGCGCCCTTCGGGGGCGGCGGACGCCATTCCCTGCCAGGGCGCGATTCTCGGCGTCTCGCCCGGGGCTCGGTATGAGCCCGTGACGGATACGCTGGCGCACGGGGACATGGCGGTGCTGGCGACGAGCGGATTCACCCAGGCGCGCCGGACCGGGAATCCGCTCGAAATGGAAGGTCTCGCGCGCCTGGCTCAGCAGGCCGTTTCGGATGGGGACGGCCTGGATATAATAGGAAGCGCGATCCAGCGCGGTCTCCGCGAATACGCCGGCGGCCAACTCCACCACGACGCTTGTATACTGATCGCACGACGGGTATAA
- a CDS encoding response regulator transcription factor: MRVLLVEDQAEIAEFVQRGLEEERYRVTVCRDGEAGLRTATEELFALIILDLMLPLRDGWSVCEELRQRGVATPILMLTARDSVPDRVRGLRMGADDYLPKPFDFAELEARVQALIRRDRLHKGRHITIDDIELDTHTRRVTRAGRPLVLTSREYTLFEALATRPGVVLSREFILEDVWQDEEILSNTVDVHLGLLRKKIDSGREVKLLHSVYGQGYVLKPPAAATEGR; the protein is encoded by the coding sequence ATGCGGGTTTTGCTGGTGGAGGATCAGGCGGAGATCGCGGAGTTTGTGCAGCGGGGGCTGGAGGAGGAGCGTTACCGCGTGACCGTTTGCCGGGATGGGGAGGCGGGGCTGCGGACGGCGACGGAGGAGCTGTTTGCGCTGATTATCCTGGATCTGATGCTGCCCCTGCGCGATGGCTGGAGCGTCTGTGAAGAGCTGCGCCAGCGGGGCGTTGCGACGCCGATCCTGATGCTGACGGCGCGCGATTCGGTGCCGGACCGCGTACGCGGGCTTCGGATGGGGGCGGACGATTATCTGCCGAAGCCATTCGACTTCGCGGAGCTGGAGGCGCGCGTGCAGGCGCTGATTCGGCGGGATCGGCTGCACAAAGGACGGCATATTACGATCGACGATATTGAACTGGACACGCACACGAGGCGGGTCACGCGCGCGGGCCGCCCGCTCGTTCTCACCAGCCGGGAATACACGCTGTTCGAGGCGCTCGCGACCCGGCCGGGCGTGGTGCTTAGCCGCGAGTTCATTCTGGAAGACGTTTGGCAGGACGAAGAGATTCTATCCAACACCGTCGATGTCCATCTGGGGCTTCTGCGCAAGAAGATCGATTCGGGACGAGAGGTCAAACTGCTGCATTCGGTTTATGGGCAGGGATATGTGCTGAAGCCGCCGGCGGCCGCGACGGAGGGGCGATGA
- a CDS encoding VOC family protein yields MSISVKLVCVYVRDQDAALAFYRDKLGFTVATDAPFGESGRWLEMAAPGGGPRVVLSLPQSPANVVGGFSNIIFTTDDIQKDYELLQNNGVEVTAPDVQPWGTFIIFTDLDGNQFVTGTTDD; encoded by the coding sequence ATGTCCATTTCCGTCAAGCTCGTCTGCGTATACGTCCGCGATCAGGACGCCGCTCTTGCGTTTTACCGGGATAAGCTCGGTTTCACCGTCGCCACGGACGCGCCCTTCGGCGAAAGCGGCCGCTGGCTGGAGATGGCCGCGCCCGGCGGCGGCCCGCGCGTCGTCCTCTCCCTCCCGCAGAGCCCGGCAAACGTCGTCGGCGGCTTCTCCAACATCATTTTCACGACCGACGATATCCAGAAAGACTACGAGCTGCTGCAAAACAACGGGGTCGAAGTCACGGCGCCGGATGTGCAGCCCTGGGGCACGTTTATCATCTTCACCGACCTCGACGGCAACCAGTTCGTCACCGGAACGACCGACGATTAG
- a CDS encoding glutathionylspermidine synthase family protein → MQRIVLSPRADWRSKVEALGLVYHTTDGKPYWNESAYYRFTSRQIDEIEAATNALHAMCLEAAQHVIDHDRFAELGVPAAAIDAIKASWEAEPPSLYGRFDLAYDGVSPPKMLEYNADTPTSLVEAAVVQWRWLEERFPSADQFNSIWEGLVEKWTELKTGGYLLGSPVHFTHVKSTEDLMTVTLLRDTAQEAGLITQGIHIHEIGWDKNARRFVDMRNQPIRTIFKLYPWEWLIAETFGQYALATYSQVQWIEPIWKLLLSSKGILPILWELYPNHPNLLEAHLGRSREMRYYVKKPLFSREGANVTIKDDTGLTRSEGNYGEEGYVFQALAAIPNFDGNRPVLGSWVIDGAARGMGVRESDGPITDNLSRFVPHLFE, encoded by the coding sequence ATGCAGCGAATTGTCCTCTCGCCCCGCGCCGATTGGCGCTCCAAAGTCGAGGCGCTGGGATTGGTGTATCACACCACCGACGGCAAGCCGTACTGGAACGAATCGGCCTACTATCGCTTCACCTCACGTCAGATCGACGAGATCGAAGCCGCGACGAATGCGCTGCACGCGATGTGCCTGGAGGCCGCGCAGCACGTGATCGACCACGATCGATTCGCGGAGCTGGGCGTTCCCGCCGCCGCGATCGACGCGATCAAGGCGTCGTGGGAGGCCGAGCCGCCGTCGCTGTACGGGCGCTTCGATCTGGCCTACGACGGCGTGTCCCCGCCGAAGATGCTGGAGTACAACGCCGACACGCCCACGTCGCTGGTGGAGGCCGCCGTCGTCCAGTGGCGCTGGCTGGAAGAGCGCTTCCCCAGCGCCGATCAGTTCAACTCCATCTGGGAGGGGCTGGTCGAAAAGTGGACGGAATTGAAGACCGGCGGATATCTGCTGGGGTCGCCCGTGCATTTCACGCATGTCAAAAGCACGGAAGACTTGATGACCGTCACGCTGCTGCGCGATACGGCGCAGGAGGCGGGGCTGATCACGCAGGGGATCCATATCCACGAGATCGGCTGGGATAAAAACGCGCGGCGCTTTGTCGATATGCGGAACCAGCCGATCCGGACGATCTTCAAGCTCTACCCGTGGGAGTGGCTGATCGCCGAGACATTCGGACAGTACGCGCTGGCGACGTACTCCCAGGTCCAATGGATCGAGCCGATATGGAAGCTCCTGCTTTCGAGCAAGGGCATCCTGCCGATCCTCTGGGAGCTTTATCCGAACCATCCCAATCTCCTGGAGGCGCATCTGGGCCGCTCCCGCGAGATGCGCTACTATGTGAAAAAGCCGCTGTTCTCCCGCGAGGGCGCGAATGTGACGATTAAGGACGATACGGGGCTGACGCGCTCGGAGGGGAATTACGGCGAGGAGGGCTATGTTTTCCAGGCGCTCGCCGCCATTCCGAACTTCGACGGCAACCGTCCGGTGCTCGGAAGCTGGGTGATCGACGGCGCGGCGCGCGGTATGGGCGTCCGCGAATCCGACGGGCCGATCACGGATAATCTTTCCCGATTCGTTCCGCACCTGTTCGAATAG
- a CDS encoding spore germination protein GerW family protein — MTDESPKASSPSIAEHLFDKLAQSLGGRAGASLVFGDPIERDGITIVPVARARYGFGFGGGSQGDDEQGGGGGGGVTSRPVGYIEIRGGEAKFRSIGPSPAAIIIATIGAAIVGSLAVIGWAWGSHDKGR; from the coding sequence ATGACGGACGAATCTCCGAAGGCGTCTTCACCCAGCATCGCGGAGCATCTGTTTGACAAGCTTGCGCAAAGCCTCGGCGGCCGCGCGGGAGCGTCGCTGGTCTTTGGAGATCCCATCGAGCGGGATGGGATCACGATCGTTCCCGTCGCCAGAGCCCGCTATGGTTTCGGCTTCGGCGGCGGCAGTCAGGGCGACGACGAACAGGGCGGAGGAGGCGGGGGCGGCGTGACGTCCCGGCCGGTCGGCTATATCGAGATTCGCGGCGGCGAGGCGAAGTTCCGCTCCATCGGCCCTTCGCCCGCCGCCATCATCATCGCCACGATCGGCGCAGCAATCGTGGGCAGCCTCGCCGTCATTGGCTGGGCCTGGGGATCGCACGACAAAGGCAGGTAA
- a CDS encoding diguanylate cyclase — protein MTASPKWQMAAALGLAAGCSLIPSLIGHPSPLLSAGLSLVPIAYLGAQFGRSLARNRVLERDVALAHGARTQQETAYQATVQNLALAVSARDQEAYEHVLRVQRFAVAIAARLGLSAEEQEAIAVSALLHDVGKLGVPEYVLLKTGRLTPAEYEIVKKHSVIGANLLEPIPFPWPVAPAVKHHHERIDGTGYPDGLAGDEIPLSARILAVADVYDALTSRRSYRDAWSEERARQYLCSNSGRQFDHEVVNAFLQVVRELEPALEAAGNAPAAHGEARTDFGQAARQIHRMSVETWALHEVAQVLASNMGIDATLAHIVQKVESVFPGCAALFLQKDALDGPLLVRVACGVNHAYFEGMQASGEGGVTDRVARTKKGYLGVYRSGDLIHPEAGACPDMREWVSLKSALVVPVVVEGELLGALNLYHPEADAFSSGDRKLLTMIADRIGPAVYNGLLFERARSHALTDTLTGLYNMRYFTNYVADLCEHCQSLAGEIVDGGAADDLEIAGGAAIEAAPERAYVVEPYNPFGAAPAPCAAPVLSVPKTAERPPSRPAGGPLTRRLIRHGQTMGSSEDSEGQETPFGLPGASPSFPEAATKPFSKTRRREFALLYLDLNNFKPINDNYGHPKGDRVLRDLAGVFREAVREPDVIARYGGDEFVVALHGADRGKAEEVAVRLRGLVESYDPGLTPALRDDLHLSVSIGVSCFPADGSDFAALLSSADKRMFRAKDEHKQAHGLSAGRRAA, from the coding sequence TTGACTGCTTCACCGAAATGGCAGATGGCGGCCGCGCTGGGGCTCGCCGCGGGATGCAGCCTCATTCCATCGCTGATCGGGCATCCGTCCCCGCTGCTGAGCGCGGGACTCTCGCTCGTCCCGATCGCTTATCTCGGCGCTCAGTTTGGACGAAGCCTCGCTCGCAACCGGGTTCTGGAGCGGGACGTGGCGCTGGCGCACGGCGCGCGGACGCAGCAGGAGACGGCGTATCAGGCGACGGTGCAAAATCTGGCGCTCGCCGTGTCCGCGCGCGATCAGGAAGCCTACGAGCATGTGCTGCGCGTGCAGCGCTTCGCGGTGGCGATCGCCGCGCGGCTGGGGCTGTCCGCCGAGGAGCAGGAGGCTATCGCGGTCTCCGCGCTGCTGCACGATGTCGGCAAGCTGGGCGTCCCGGAATACGTGCTGCTGAAGACCGGGCGGCTGACGCCGGCCGAGTATGAGATCGTCAAAAAGCACTCCGTCATCGGCGCTAACCTCCTGGAGCCGATCCCGTTCCCCTGGCCGGTCGCGCCGGCGGTCAAGCACCATCACGAGCGCATCGACGGCACGGGATATCCCGATGGCCTCGCCGGGGACGAAATCCCGCTGTCGGCGCGTATTCTGGCCGTGGCCGATGTCTACGACGCGCTGACGTCGCGCCGCTCCTACCGCGACGCATGGTCGGAAGAGCGCGCTCGCCAGTATCTTTGCAGCAACTCTGGGCGGCAGTTTGACCACGAGGTCGTGAACGCGTTTCTTCAGGTGGTGCGCGAGCTGGAGCCGGCCCTGGAAGCGGCCGGAAACGCCCCGGCGGCGCATGGCGAGGCCCGGACCGACTTTGGGCAGGCGGCGCGCCAGATCCACCGGATGTCCGTGGAGACCTGGGCGCTGCATGAAGTCGCCCAGGTGCTCGCCAGCAACATGGGGATCGACGCCACCCTGGCGCATATCGTGCAGAAGGTCGAATCGGTCTTTCCCGGCTGCGCCGCTTTGTTTTTGCAGAAGGACGCGCTGGACGGACCGCTTCTGGTGCGTGTCGCCTGCGGCGTCAACCACGCGTATTTTGAGGGGATGCAGGCCAGCGGCGAGGGCGGCGTGACCGACCGGGTCGCCCGGACGAAAAAGGGATACCTGGGCGTCTATCGCTCGGGTGATCTGATCCATCCCGAAGCCGGCGCGTGTCCGGACATGCGGGAATGGGTCTCCCTGAAGAGCGCGCTGGTCGTGCCGGTGGTGGTGGAGGGCGAGCTTCTTGGCGCTCTCAATCTTTACCATCCCGAGGCGGACGCCTTCTCCAGCGGCGACCGGAAATTGCTCACCATGATCGCCGACCGGATCGGGCCGGCGGTCTATAACGGCCTGCTCTTCGAACGCGCGCGCAGCCACGCGCTCACCGACACCCTGACCGGGCTGTACAACATGCGCTACTTCACGAACTATGTGGCGGATCTCTGCGAGCATTGCCAGAGCCTCGCGGGCGAGATCGTCGACGGCGGCGCGGCGGACGACCTGGAGATCGCGGGCGGCGCTGCGATCGAGGCGGCGCCGGAGCGCGCCTATGTCGTGGAGCCCTACAATCCGTTCGGCGCCGCTCCCGCTCCCTGCGCCGCGCCCGTCCTGTCCGTTCCGAAAACCGCCGAACGCCCGCCGTCGCGGCCGGCCGGCGGGCCGCTGACGCGGCGCCTGATCCGCCATGGACAGACGATGGGCTCTTCCGAGGATTCCGAAGGCCAGGAGACGCCGTTCGGCCTCCCCGGCGCCTCTCCGTCCTTCCCGGAGGCCGCTACGAAGCCATTTTCAAAAACACGGCGGCGTGAGTTCGCCCTGCTGTATCTCGATCTGAACAACTTCAAACCGATCAACGACAACTACGGCCATCCCAAAGGGGACCGGGTTCTGCGCGACCTGGCGGGCGTCTTCCGCGAAGCCGTGCGCGAGCCGGACGTGATCGCCCGCTACGGCGGCGATGAATTCGTCGTCGCGCTCCACGGCGCCGACCGGGGCAAGGCCGAGGAGGTCGCGGTCCGTCTGCGCGGCCTGGTGGAGAGCTACGATCCCGGGCTGACGCCCGCGCTTCGGGACGACTTGCATTTGAGCGTGAGCATCGGCGTCAGCTGCTTTCCCGCCGATGGATCCGATTTCGCGGCGCTGCTGTCCTCGGCGGACAAACGAATGTTTCGCGCGAAAGACGAGCACAAGCAGGCCCACGGCCTCTCCGCCGGACGCCGCGCCGCATAA
- a CDS encoding sensor histidine kinase, with the protein MRPFAANSVRRRLALWNVCVLALVLVMLGVAFRSVTRITLTHSLDTEMETRATRTVAIWERLTDGQRAAVLTAVRLRRLGLLGGDAGDRLPVAGEGLLGLFDGPEEPDVPTYAVKILDREGRSVISGQSCAPHDAVTFARSLRGVPDFSTVRIDGAPVRVYSLPVQHNGDVVAVIQLARSLAGVQRTVRMLTRTLLLFIPAALLVAGLGGAFLTDRAMRPIRDLRQAAQKIEARRLSQRLPVTGDDEFAALSATFNQMLARLEAAFTQQERFTADASHELRTPLTVILGNATLALAKERPADEYRETIARIARVAETMGATIDDLMTLARADAGALQIDPSPVSLCDVLNAAREISGKPGAAPISVSCDSALAAPGSSASLTRLFTNLLTNAVRHTPPEGAITVTARQADSTIEVSVRDNGAGIAPEHLPHLGDRFYRPDTARAAQTGGAGLGLAISRAIAEAHGGSLAIESALGAGATVRVTLPASISHA; encoded by the coding sequence ATGAGGCCGTTCGCCGCTAACTCCGTGCGCCGGCGGCTCGCGCTCTGGAACGTCTGCGTGCTGGCGCTGGTGCTGGTCATGCTGGGCGTGGCCTTTCGATCGGTCACACGCATCACCCTGACACATTCGCTCGACACGGAGATGGAAACTCGGGCCACCCGGACCGTCGCCATCTGGGAGCGCCTGACCGACGGGCAGCGCGCCGCCGTGCTTACCGCCGTTCGTCTCCGGCGACTGGGACTGCTCGGAGGGGACGCCGGGGACCGGCTGCCGGTGGCGGGCGAAGGTCTGCTCGGCCTCTTCGATGGGCCGGAAGAGCCCGATGTTCCCACTTACGCCGTCAAGATCCTCGATCGGGAGGGACGAAGCGTGATCTCGGGACAGTCATGCGCGCCCCATGACGCCGTCACATTCGCACGGTCTCTGCGCGGCGTTCCGGATTTCTCAACGGTGCGGATCGACGGCGCGCCGGTGCGGGTCTACTCCCTCCCCGTTCAGCACAACGGCGATGTCGTCGCCGTCATCCAGCTTGCCCGGTCCCTGGCCGGCGTGCAGCGCACCGTGCGCATGCTCACACGCACTCTCCTGCTCTTTATCCCGGCGGCGCTGCTGGTGGCGGGACTGGGCGGCGCGTTTCTCACAGACCGCGCCATGCGCCCGATCCGCGATCTGCGGCAGGCGGCGCAGAAAATCGAAGCGCGCCGCCTTTCCCAGCGCCTCCCCGTGACCGGCGACGACGAGTTCGCCGCGCTTTCCGCGACGTTCAATCAGATGCTCGCCCGTCTGGAGGCCGCGTTCACGCAGCAAGAGCGCTTTACCGCCGACGCATCCCACGAGCTGCGCACGCCGCTGACCGTGATCCTCGGCAACGCGACGCTCGCGCTCGCGAAAGAGCGTCCGGCGGACGAGTACCGGGAAACGATCGCGCGCATCGCGCGTGTCGCGGAGACGATGGGCGCCACGATCGACGACCTGATGACGCTGGCGCGCGCCGACGCCGGCGCGCTGCAAATCGATCCCTCGCCCGTGTCGCTTTGCGATGTTTTGAACGCCGCCCGGGAGATCTCCGGCAAGCCAGGCGCGGCGCCCATCTCCGTCAGCTGCGACTCGGCGCTCGCGGCGCCCGGGTCCTCCGCTTCGCTCACGCGCTTGTTCACCAATTTGCTGACTAACGCCGTCCGCCATACGCCTCCCGAAGGCGCCATCACCGTCACGGCGCGTCAGGCGGATTCGACGATCGAAGTCTCGGTGCGGGACAACGGCGCGGGCATCGCGCCGGAGCATCTCCCCCATCTGGGCGACCGATTCTACCGCCCCGACACCGCCCGGGCCGCGCAAACCGGCGGCGCCGGCCTCGGCCTCGCCATCAGCCGCGCCATCGCCGAAGCCCACGGCGGAAGTCTCGCCATCGAAAGCGCGCTCGGCGCCGGCGCCACGGTCCGCGTCACCCTCCCCGCCTCCATTTCCCATGCGTAG
- a CDS encoding head GIN domain-containing protein, with product MKIHPVAFVFLVLIIFCFGWAVGFGSAVAHAVGGNTVISTNGNSVTTFGSGGSITIIGDKATCTVQRKCDSFDAIDVSGSVDVDVACQKQQSVSVSGDSNLLPMVHTEVRDHTLYIRTDGSYSTNNPIKVMIAAPDISQITTSGSSDVNVADINNDAFKIDSSGSGEITLAGTTNTLDLACSGSCDIQADALKSSNTTIHISGSGNASVSATQSLNAQVSGSGSVTYSGHPSQTQSNISGSGSVQSAGSGE from the coding sequence TTGAAAATCCATCCTGTCGCGTTTGTGTTTCTTGTACTGATTATATTTTGTTTCGGATGGGCAGTCGGCTTCGGTTCGGCGGTCGCGCATGCGGTGGGCGGCAATACCGTCATATCCACCAACGGAAATAGCGTCACCACCTTCGGCAGTGGAGGATCGATTACCATCATCGGAGACAAGGCAACATGCACCGTCCAGCGCAAATGCGATTCGTTCGACGCAATTGACGTTTCCGGCTCCGTGGACGTGGACGTCGCGTGCCAGAAACAACAAAGCGTCTCCGTCTCTGGCGACAGCAATCTTCTTCCCATGGTGCACACGGAAGTGCGCGATCATACGCTATATATCCGCACAGACGGGTCTTATTCCACGAACAATCCAATCAAGGTCATGATCGCGGCGCCAGATATCAGCCAGATCACGACCTCCGGGTCAAGCGATGTCAATGTCGCCGACATCAACAATGACGCCTTCAAAATCGACAGCTCCGGCTCTGGCGAAATCACGCTCGCTGGCACGACGAATACACTGGACCTCGCTTGCTCTGGCTCCTGCGACATCCAAGCCGACGCCCTGAAATCGTCCAACACCACAATCCACATCAGCGGCTCCGGCAATGCATCCGTCAGCGCCACGCAATCCCTGAACGCTCAGGTCTCCGGTTCCGGCAGCGTCACCTACTCCGGCCACCCGTCGCAGACACAATCCAATATTTCCGGCTCCGGCTCCGTGCAAAGCGCGGGATCCGGGGAATAG